From Heliomicrobium modesticaldum Ice1, a single genomic window includes:
- a CDS encoding Sec-independent protein translocase subunit TatA/TatB, producing MLGSLGIPELLLILVVAMLIFGAGKLPEIGRSLGRGINEFKSAVSNDGEETKELKAKPPVKGDTQGDAPSKDN from the coding sequence GTGTTGGGTTCCTTAGGCATACCGGAACTGTTATTGATTCTCGTCGTGGCCATGCTGATTTTTGGGGCGGGCAAGCTCCCTGAGATTGGCCGATCCCTGGGTCGCGGGATCAATGAGTTCAAAAGCGCTGTCAGCAATGACGGGGAAGAGACAAAAGAATTGAAGGCAAAGCCCCCGGTGAAGGGCGATACCCAAGGGGATGCTCCTTCAAAGGACAACTGA
- a CDS encoding polyprenyl synthetase family protein, giving the protein MQFQLFHEIQADLAKVEAELQKYVDTSLPTLTAASSHLLHAGGKRLRPAFVLLAGKFHNYALERLLPLAVALELIHMATLVHDDVVDESKTRRGIPTVRARWGNRISLHTGDHLFARSLLLISELNDPAMTAVLAKISVEMCEGEIQQMEATYDVHQTFRDYLYRIKRKTALLIAASCQLGAMAVKADPSAVRALKMYGHHLGMAFQITDDILDMTADEKELGKPIGSDLRQGIMTLPILEALRESPDLALRTLVAKKEKSQDEVYRAIELIKETGAVERSQIIARRYLDKAKEELTRLPAIPTRHTLAVIAEYIEKRTY; this is encoded by the coding sequence ATGCAGTTTCAATTATTTCATGAGATCCAAGCCGACCTGGCCAAGGTTGAGGCGGAATTGCAAAAGTACGTCGACACGTCCCTGCCGACACTGACCGCCGCATCGAGCCACCTGCTTCATGCGGGCGGGAAACGGTTGCGGCCTGCCTTCGTGTTGTTGGCCGGGAAATTTCACAACTACGCCTTGGAGCGATTGCTGCCGCTGGCGGTGGCCCTCGAATTGATCCACATGGCCACCCTCGTTCATGACGATGTGGTCGACGAGTCGAAGACGCGCCGGGGCATCCCGACCGTCCGGGCGCGCTGGGGTAACCGCATCTCCTTGCACACGGGAGACCACCTCTTTGCCCGATCGCTCCTGCTGATCTCTGAGTTGAACGATCCTGCCATGACGGCGGTGCTGGCGAAGATCAGCGTGGAGATGTGCGAGGGTGAGATCCAGCAGATGGAGGCCACCTATGATGTCCATCAGACCTTCCGGGACTACCTCTACCGGATCAAGCGGAAGACGGCGCTCCTGATCGCCGCATCGTGCCAACTGGGCGCTATGGCCGTCAAGGCAGATCCCTCGGCGGTGCGGGCCTTAAAAATGTATGGCCATCACCTGGGCATGGCCTTCCAGATCACCGACGACATCCTGGACATGACGGCCGATGAAAAAGAACTGGGCAAGCCGATCGGTTCCGATCTTCGCCAGGGCATCATGACGCTGCCGATCCTGGAGGCGCTCCGAGAGAGCCCTGATCTGGCGTTGCGAACCCTGGTCGCCAAGAAGGAAAAAAGTCAGGATGAGGTTTACCGGGCTATCGAGCTCATCAAAGAGACCGGTGCCGTCGAACGCAGCCAGATCATCGCCCGCCGCTACCTGGACAAGGCGAAAGAGGAATTGACACGCCTTCCGGCCATCCCGACGCGGCACACCCTGGCGGTCATCGCCGAGTACATCGAAAAGCGAACCTATTAA
- the resB gene encoding cytochrome c biogenesis protein ResB encodes MIQSQEEREDASGTNRGLVDRIWDIFSSMKLGLFLLLLIAVASIIGTVIPQNGDPRQYGSLYSLYSALGLIDMYHSSWFMILLFLLAMNLFICTFNRAPGIWRQFSRPSLPTGAESVGGLATERPEPVDELARHVSELWQRLGYRVFSESRDGKHYIYADKGRFGLWGSLLSHVGMLVILIGGVVGLYGGEEGRMPAEVGKTFRFADVPGLPKDENLEIQVNDFRTVFREDGTIADWFSNLTLLENGREIMTKEIQVNDPLEYRGYKVYQAFYGSHIVAKITSKNDPEGHAYTVEEGDVIPVAGTDLAVLVYKYIPDFDPARGMISKSSEPHNPRIVFVVYKGRQQIDARAAEIGKAETIAGGLAEVTFPQYKPYTGLSIRRDPGVNIVWFGCAWLLIGLALSFYIFHRQVRAVVEAREGGSRLHVGGTAAKNKIAFADEFQRLIEPYCHTDRKGMEA; translated from the coding sequence TTGATCCAATCCCAGGAAGAACGGGAAGATGCCTCCGGAACTAACAGAGGACTTGTGGATCGAATTTGGGATATTTTCAGTTCCATGAAGCTCGGCTTGTTCCTTCTGCTTCTCATCGCCGTCGCTTCCATTATCGGCACAGTCATTCCGCAGAACGGCGATCCCCGACAATACGGTTCCTTGTACTCGCTCTACAGCGCCCTCGGTCTGATCGACATGTACCACAGTTCCTGGTTCATGATTCTGCTCTTCTTGTTAGCGATGAACCTCTTCATCTGCACCTTCAACCGGGCACCGGGGATCTGGCGCCAGTTCTCCCGTCCGTCGCTACCTACTGGCGCCGAGTCGGTTGGCGGGCTGGCGACGGAACGCCCTGAGCCTGTCGACGAGTTGGCCCGCCATGTTTCCGAACTCTGGCAGCGCCTCGGTTACCGCGTATTTTCTGAATCTCGTGACGGCAAACACTACATATACGCCGACAAGGGGCGGTTCGGTCTCTGGGGATCACTGCTATCCCATGTAGGCATGCTGGTCATCCTCATCGGCGGGGTCGTCGGTCTCTATGGCGGAGAAGAGGGGCGTATGCCGGCGGAGGTGGGCAAGACCTTTCGCTTTGCCGATGTACCGGGCCTGCCCAAAGATGAGAACCTGGAGATCCAGGTCAATGACTTCCGAACCGTCTTCCGGGAAGACGGCACTATCGCCGACTGGTTCAGCAATCTCACACTGCTGGAAAACGGCCGGGAGATCATGACCAAGGAGATCCAGGTCAACGACCCGCTGGAATACCGTGGGTATAAGGTCTACCAGGCTTTTTATGGATCCCACATTGTTGCAAAAATCACGTCGAAGAATGATCCAGAGGGACATGCCTATACGGTCGAAGAGGGCGACGTCATTCCTGTGGCCGGAACCGACCTGGCGGTCCTCGTCTACAAGTACATCCCTGACTTCGATCCGGCGCGGGGGATGATCTCCAAATCGAGTGAACCCCATAACCCCCGCATCGTCTTTGTCGTCTACAAAGGACGCCAGCAGATAGACGCGCGGGCGGCTGAGATCGGCAAGGCAGAGACGATCGCCGGCGGCCTGGCCGAGGTCACTTTTCCCCAGTACAAGCCTTACACCGGCCTGTCGATCCGCCGGGATCCCGGTGTCAATATCGTCTGGTTTGGCTGCGCATGGCTGTTGATCGGGCTGGCCCTTTCCTTCTACATCTTCCACCGTCAGGTGCGGGCGGTCGTCGAGGCGCGCGAGGGCGGCAGTCGGCTCCATGTAGGCGGCACGGCTGCGAAAAACAAGATCGCCTTTGCCGACGAGTTTCAAAGACTCATTGAGCCTTATTGCCATACCGACAGGAAAGGAATGGAGGCATAA
- the ccsB gene encoding c-type cytochrome biogenesis protein CcsB, with protein sequence MGMEENLLFYATFAAYGLAAFLYICFLVLRKPALARIAFYVTAAGVVVNTAALAMRSIVAGYVPLTNGYEFLLAFSWGIAFVYLFAERKFQVPVAGAFVIPTAWLLLAYVAVDMSPAERAARPLMPALQSNWLTIHVTTAMIAYGAFAFSFGIGLMYLWKVASEKSGATRGLAAAFPASEKLDEIGYRLIALGFPFLTLCIITGAIWAEFAWGRYWSWDPKETWSLITWLVYAAYLHARFTYGWRGSRAAWMAIIGFLAVLFTYFGVNYFLSGWHTYASE encoded by the coding sequence ATGGGCATGGAAGAAAACCTGCTTTTTTACGCCACCTTTGCCGCATATGGCCTCGCTGCTTTCCTATATATCTGCTTTCTGGTCCTGCGCAAGCCTGCCTTGGCCCGCATCGCCTTTTATGTCACCGCGGCCGGCGTCGTTGTCAACACGGCAGCCTTGGCGATGCGCTCGATCGTTGCCGGCTATGTGCCTCTGACGAACGGCTATGAGTTTCTGCTGGCTTTCTCCTGGGGTATCGCCTTTGTCTATCTCTTTGCCGAGCGGAAGTTTCAAGTCCCCGTCGCTGGTGCTTTTGTCATCCCTACCGCTTGGCTGCTCTTGGCCTATGTGGCCGTCGATATGTCACCGGCAGAGCGGGCCGCCCGTCCGCTTATGCCCGCTTTGCAGTCGAACTGGCTGACCATCCATGTGACAACGGCCATGATCGCCTACGGCGCTTTTGCCTTTTCTTTCGGCATCGGACTTATGTATCTCTGGAAGGTTGCTTCAGAAAAAAGCGGCGCTACGCGGGGGCTGGCCGCCGCTTTTCCTGCTTCCGAAAAATTAGACGAGATCGGCTATCGCTTGATCGCCCTCGGTTTTCCCTTCCTGACGCTCTGCATCATCACCGGCGCCATTTGGGCGGAATTCGCCTGGGGCCGTTATTGGAGTTGGGACCCGAAGGAGACCTGGTCGCTGATCACCTGGCTCGTCTATGCCGCCTACCTGCATGCCCGGTTCACGTACGGATGGCGCGGCTCGCGCGCGGCCTGGATGGCGATCATCGGATTTTTGGCCGTATTGTTCACCTATTTCGGTGTTAACTATTTCCTCAGCGGCTGGCATACCTACGCGAGTGAATAG
- a CDS encoding precorrin-2 dehydrogenase/sirohydrochlorin ferrochelatase family protein yields the protein MLLYPLLLRLEGQPCLVVGGGQVAERKIESLLEVGARVTVISPALTPEIQRWVDEGKLRCHLREYQDGDAAGYMVVIAATDVSTVNEQVARDCLQRNILINAVDIPQLCNFFVPAVVRRGDLTIAISTNGCSPAIARRVREKLEATFGEEYGEYLRIMKSLREQVLREVPDPARRKAIFETLAEAGLLECIQAGDEQALKERIAKCLSSS from the coding sequence ATGCTGTTGTATCCATTGCTGCTAAGGCTGGAGGGGCAACCATGCCTGGTCGTCGGCGGCGGTCAGGTGGCCGAGCGAAAGATCGAATCCCTTTTGGAGGTGGGTGCCCGCGTCACCGTCATCAGCCCGGCGCTTACGCCGGAGATTCAACGTTGGGTGGACGAAGGCAAACTTCGCTGCCACTTGCGCGAGTATCAGGATGGAGATGCCGCCGGATATATGGTCGTCATCGCCGCCACCGATGTGTCAACCGTCAATGAGCAGGTCGCCCGCGACTGCTTACAGCGCAACATTTTGATCAATGCAGTCGACATCCCGCAACTTTGCAATTTTTTCGTGCCCGCCGTTGTCCGGCGGGGAGATTTGACCATCGCTATCTCCACCAACGGATGCAGCCCGGCCATCGCCCGTCGCGTCCGCGAGAAACTGGAGGCGACCTTTGGCGAGGAGTATGGCGAGTACTTGCGGATAATGAAAAGCCTCCGCGAGCAGGTGCTGCGCGAGGTTCCCGACCCGGCCCGGCGCAAGGCGATCTTCGAGACCTTGGCTGAAGCTGGACTGCTGGAGTGCATCCAAGCAGGCGACGAACAAGCCCTCAAGGAGCGAATTGCCAAGTGTTTATCTTCGTCGTAG
- the hemA gene encoding glutamyl-tRNA reductase: MFIFVVGLNHKTAPVEIREQLSFPEHILIDSLRRLHAEPAIEGCAILSTCNRTEIYAATTDIEKGLAAVRRFFTQSGKLEADKFANFFYTHTLYDAIRHLFRVAAGLDSMVLGETQILGQVRRTYQAACEAGTSNSILNTWFQQAITVGKRIRTETGIDQHAVSISYTAVELAKQVFTTLEGRSALILGAGKMSELTLTHLIANGVTTVLVANRTRERAEELARRCGGKAVSYDEIAARMEEADIVISCTAATHYVIRRELVEKVMSTRPDRPLFLIDIAVPRDIDPAVATVPAVHLFDIDDLQSVVDQNLAQRQKAASEAELIVEQEIAEFLKWLNSLFVVPTIVALKNKGEAIREKELERVLAKLKSLSEKDQKIIGAMASSIVKQLLHDPITQIRHYAAGPEGHLYSEILQNLFSLEIAGQRSKGRDDQSDRRSQP, encoded by the coding sequence GTGTTTATCTTCGTCGTAGGCTTAAACCATAAAACGGCGCCGGTAGAGATCCGGGAGCAGCTCTCTTTCCCGGAGCATATCCTGATCGATTCCTTGCGCCGCCTTCACGCGGAACCGGCCATTGAAGGCTGCGCCATTTTGTCTACTTGCAATCGGACGGAGATCTACGCGGCAACGACAGACATTGAAAAGGGGCTAGCAGCCGTTCGCCGTTTTTTCACCCAGTCGGGCAAGCTGGAAGCAGACAAATTCGCCAATTTCTTTTATACGCACACCCTCTATGACGCCATCCGCCATCTCTTCCGCGTCGCTGCCGGTCTCGATTCGATGGTGCTCGGCGAGACACAAATCCTGGGCCAGGTCCGGCGAACCTACCAGGCGGCTTGTGAGGCAGGAACCTCTAACAGCATCCTAAACACCTGGTTTCAGCAGGCTATCACCGTCGGCAAGCGCATCCGCACAGAGACCGGCATCGACCAGCATGCCGTGTCCATCTCCTATACAGCCGTTGAGCTGGCCAAACAGGTCTTTACCACCTTGGAAGGCCGCTCGGCTTTGATCCTGGGCGCCGGCAAGATGAGCGAACTCACCCTGACCCACCTGATCGCCAACGGTGTCACGACGGTGCTCGTGGCGAACCGCACCCGCGAACGGGCCGAGGAACTGGCGCGCCGCTGCGGTGGCAAGGCCGTCTCCTATGACGAGATCGCGGCGCGGATGGAGGAGGCCGACATCGTCATCTCCTGCACGGCGGCGACTCACTACGTCATCCGGCGCGAACTGGTGGAAAAGGTCATGAGCACCCGTCCCGACCGCCCGCTTTTCTTGATCGACATCGCTGTTCCCCGGGATATCGATCCCGCCGTGGCCACCGTGCCCGCTGTGCATCTCTTCGATATCGACGACCTGCAGAGCGTCGTCGACCAGAACCTGGCCCAACGCCAAAAGGCGGCTTCCGAAGCCGAACTCATCGTGGAACAGGAGATCGCCGAGTTTCTCAAGTGGCTCAATTCTCTCTTTGTCGTACCCACCATCGTCGCGCTAAAAAACAAAGGGGAGGCGATCCGGGAGAAAGAATTGGAGCGCGTCTTAGCGAAGCTGAAAAGTCTCTCTGAAAAAGACCAGAAGATCATCGGCGCCATGGCATCATCGATTGTCAAACAACTGCTCCATGACCCCATCACCCAGATCCGCCACTATGCGGCCGGCCCGGAAGGTCACCTCTACTCAGAGATCCTGCAAAACCTCTTTTCTCTCGAGATCGCCGGACAGCGGTCCAAAGGCCGCGACGATCAATCTGATAGAAGGAGTCAGCCGTAA
- the hemC gene encoding hydroxymethylbilane synthase has protein sequence MSALQRPVVIGTRDSALALWQTHWVLERLKELYPEQAFEVKHIKTKGDKILDVALAKIGDKGLFTKELEVAMLNGEIDMAVHSMKDLPTLLPEGCAIGAICVREDCRDILISRNGGGLEELPRGAKVGTASLRRKAQIWKVRPDLELVDIRGNLQTRMRKMEEQNLDGLILAAAGVKRLGWAEKITEYIPVDMCLPAVGQGSVGIEIREGDEAIGRLVAALNHAESALCVRAERALLRTLEGGCQVPIGSLGRLSGGKLIVDGVVASLDGRTICRDRVEGDPADPEEAGVRLAKKLLQQGAREILIQVRQETDLR, from the coding sequence ATGTCAGCACTTCAACGACCCGTTGTCATCGGAACCCGGGACAGCGCCCTCGCCCTCTGGCAGACCCACTGGGTGCTTGAACGATTGAAGGAGCTCTATCCGGAGCAAGCCTTTGAAGTCAAGCATATCAAGACGAAGGGCGACAAGATCCTCGACGTGGCCCTGGCCAAGATCGGCGACAAGGGGCTCTTCACGAAGGAATTGGAAGTGGCCATGCTGAATGGCGAGATTGACATGGCCGTCCACTCCATGAAAGACCTGCCTACCCTTTTACCCGAAGGTTGTGCGATCGGCGCCATCTGCGTCCGCGAGGACTGCCGCGACATCCTGATCTCCCGCAACGGCGGCGGTCTTGAAGAGCTGCCCCGGGGCGCGAAGGTCGGCACGGCCAGCCTGCGCCGCAAGGCCCAGATCTGGAAGGTGCGGCCCGACTTGGAACTCGTCGACATCCGGGGCAACCTGCAGACGCGGATGCGCAAGATGGAAGAACAAAACCTCGACGGTCTGATCCTGGCTGCAGCAGGTGTGAAGCGCCTCGGCTGGGCCGAGAAGATCACTGAATACATACCCGTCGACATGTGCCTGCCGGCTGTCGGTCAGGGTTCCGTGGGCATCGAGATCCGCGAAGGCGACGAAGCGATCGGCCGACTTGTGGCCGCCTTAAACCACGCCGAATCGGCCCTCTGTGTTCGCGCCGAACGGGCGCTGCTTCGCACCCTGGAGGGCGGTTGCCAGGTTCCCATCGGTTCGCTCGGTCGTTTGTCAGGCGGCAAACTCATCGTCGACGGTGTCGTCGCCTCCCTCGATGGCAGAACGATCTGCCGCGACCGTGTGGAGGGCGATCCGGCTGATCCCGAAGAAGCGGGCGTCCGTCTGGCCAAAAAATTGCTGCAACAGGGGGCCAGAGAGATATTAATCCAAGTAAGACAGGAGACGGATCTGCGATGA
- the cobA gene encoding uroporphyrinogen-III C-methyltransferase has translation MKQKVGKVYLVGAGPGDPGLITVKGLECIKKAEVLVYDRLAGHRLLTYARPDAELIFVGKGPDKHVYRQEEINEVLKVKGLEGKIVTRLKGGDPFVFGRGGEEAEVLREAGVPFEIVPGITSAISVPAYAGIPVTHRDFTSNFAVITGNEDPTKEDSAIDWAKISTGIGTLVFLMGMGNLPHIAAKLMEHGRSPETPVGLIRWGTRPEQRTLTGTLADIAQKAKEAAFQNPAIIIVGEVVKLREKLAWLEEKPLFGKRIVVTRSRQQASAFAARLEEMGGEPWEFPTIDIQEPEDPAPLEEAIAKVHEYEWIIFTSPNGVQRFFERFFAVGHDIRELCGIRLCAIGPQTRKELQKFGLKTDFVPEEYRAEAIIEGLKNLDDWQGRKVLLPRADIARKILPEALASFGAQVDDVVAYRTVRGGGDAVLLRQMLQDKLIHAITFTSSSTARNFVDMLGVEDVAERNALLEGVTMASIGPITSDTMRELGLPVDVEATEYTIPGLMKALLSHWGIHE, from the coding sequence ATGAAGCAAAAGGTAGGGAAGGTTTATCTGGTCGGCGCCGGACCGGGGGATCCGGGCCTCATCACCGTGAAAGGGTTGGAGTGCATCAAAAAAGCCGAGGTGCTTGTGTACGATCGCCTGGCTGGTCACCGGTTGCTCACCTATGCGCGGCCTGACGCCGAGCTGATCTTTGTCGGCAAAGGGCCGGATAAGCATGTCTATAGACAGGAAGAGATCAACGAGGTCCTCAAGGTCAAAGGCCTGGAAGGTAAGATCGTCACCCGTCTGAAAGGCGGCGATCCCTTCGTCTTCGGTCGCGGCGGCGAAGAAGCGGAGGTGCTCCGCGAAGCCGGCGTCCCCTTTGAAATCGTCCCCGGCATCACCTCGGCCATCTCCGTACCGGCCTATGCCGGCATCCCCGTCACCCACCGCGATTTCACCTCCAATTTCGCCGTCATCACCGGCAACGAAGACCCTACCAAGGAAGACTCGGCTATCGATTGGGCCAAAATCAGCACCGGCATCGGCACCCTCGTCTTCCTGATGGGCATGGGCAATCTGCCCCATATCGCCGCGAAGCTCATGGAACACGGCCGCAGCCCGGAAACGCCGGTAGGCCTGATCCGCTGGGGCACGCGGCCGGAACAGCGCACCCTGACGGGCACCCTGGCTGATATTGCCCAGAAGGCGAAAGAAGCCGCCTTCCAGAACCCGGCCATCATCATCGTCGGCGAAGTAGTCAAGCTGCGCGAGAAACTGGCCTGGCTGGAAGAGAAACCGCTCTTCGGTAAGCGCATCGTTGTCACCCGCTCCCGCCAGCAGGCGTCGGCTTTCGCTGCCCGCCTGGAAGAAATGGGTGGCGAGCCCTGGGAGTTCCCCACTATCGATATCCAAGAACCGGAGGATCCTGCGCCGCTGGAAGAAGCCATCGCCAAGGTTCATGAATATGAGTGGATCATTTTCACATCCCCCAACGGTGTACAGCGGTTCTTTGAGCGCTTCTTCGCCGTCGGTCACGACATCCGCGAGCTCTGCGGCATCCGCCTCTGCGCCATCGGTCCCCAAACCCGCAAGGAACTGCAGAAGTTCGGCCTGAAGACCGACTTCGTGCCGGAAGAATACCGCGCCGAGGCCATCATCGAAGGGTTGAAAAACCTCGATGATTGGCAGGGCCGCAAGGTGCTGCTACCTCGGGCCGACATTGCCCGCAAGATCCTCCCTGAAGCGCTGGCCTCCTTTGGCGCCCAGGTGGACGACGTGGTCGCCTACCGGACTGTCCGCGGCGGCGGCGACGCTGTTCTCCTCCGCCAGATGTTGCAAGACAAGCTGATCCACGCCATCACCTTCACCAGTTCCTCTACGGCTCGCAATTTTGTCGACATGCTCGGCGTAGAAGATGTGGCTGAGCGCAATGCGCTGCTCGAAGGCGTGACCATGGCCTCCATCGGCCCTATCACCTCCGATACGATGCGAGAACTGGGCTTGCCTGTGGACGTGGAGGCCACCGAATACACCATTCCCGGTCTGATGAAGGCGTTGCTGTCCCACTGGGGCATCCACGAGTGA
- the nirJ1 gene encoding putative heme d1 biosynthesis radical SAM protein NirJ1, which yields MIGVSKLLCGVENFGDSLRYAHGSKGQRDGAVAGYGPVVAWNVSRTCNLHCIHCYSDSDEIEYPGELTTKEAIRFIDDLADFNVPVLLLSGGEPLMRPDIFDLVAHATKRNIRVTFSTNGTLITPDVAKEIKKYGVGYVGISLDGIGENNDKFRGKKGAFEDALAGIRNCLAIGQRVGLRFTINRHNFNDIENIFNLIEEEKIPRVCFYHLVYSGRGSNMTEEDVSHAESRAFMDLLMEKAVDFFNRGFNCELLTVDNHADIVYLYLKTKDKNPELAEKIWKLMQLNGGNRSGIAFANVDSQGFVHPDQFSQNHTFGNVKERPFKEIWTDTASNPILAGLKDRKPLLKGRCAKCKWLNVCNGNFRPRAEAVTGDFWESDPACYLTDEEIGIAE from the coding sequence ATGATCGGGGTAAGTAAACTGCTCTGCGGCGTAGAAAACTTCGGCGACAGCCTGCGTTATGCCCATGGTTCCAAAGGGCAGCGCGACGGCGCCGTAGCCGGTTACGGGCCGGTGGTGGCCTGGAACGTGTCCCGGACCTGCAACCTCCACTGCATCCACTGCTATTCTGACTCGGACGAGATCGAATATCCCGGCGAATTGACGACCAAAGAGGCAATCCGGTTTATTGATGACCTGGCCGATTTCAATGTGCCTGTTCTGCTGCTCTCCGGCGGCGAGCCGCTCATGCGCCCCGACATCTTCGACCTGGTCGCCCATGCCACCAAGCGTAACATCCGCGTCACCTTCTCCACCAACGGCACCTTGATCACGCCTGACGTGGCCAAGGAGATCAAGAAATACGGCGTCGGCTATGTGGGCATCAGCCTCGATGGCATCGGTGAGAACAACGACAAGTTCCGCGGCAAGAAAGGCGCCTTCGAAGACGCCTTGGCCGGCATCCGCAACTGCCTGGCCATCGGTCAGCGCGTCGGCCTGCGCTTCACCATCAACCGCCACAATTTTAACGATATTGAAAATATCTTCAACCTGATTGAAGAAGAGAAGATCCCTCGCGTCTGCTTCTATCACTTGGTCTACTCGGGTCGCGGTAGCAACATGACCGAAGAAGACGTCAGCCATGCCGAATCGCGCGCCTTCATGGACCTGCTCATGGAAAAGGCTGTCGACTTCTTCAACCGCGGCTTCAACTGCGAGCTGCTCACTGTGGATAACCACGCCGACATCGTCTACCTCTACTTGAAGACGAAAGATAAGAACCCCGAGTTGGCCGAGAAGATCTGGAAGCTGATGCAACTGAACGGCGGCAACCGCTCCGGAATCGCCTTCGCTAACGTCGATTCCCAAGGTTTTGTCCACCCCGATCAGTTCTCCCAGAATCATACCTTCGGCAACGTGAAGGAACGGCCCTTTAAAGAGATCTGGACTGACACCGCCAGCAACCCCATCCTGGCCGGCCTGAAGGACCGCAAGCCCCTGCTCAAAGGCCGCTGTGCCAAGTGCAAGTGGCTGAACGTCTGCAACGGTAACTTCCGTCCTCGCGCCGAGGCCGTCACGGGCGACTTCTGGGAGTCCGATCCGGCTTGCTACCTGACGGACGAGGAGATCGGCATCGCCGAGTAA